ATGGCCGGGATCTGGGCCGAGGTGCTGGGCACGACGGTCGGGGTGCACGACAACTTCTTCACCCTCGGTGGCGACTCGATCCTGAGCATTCGCGTCACGTCACGCGTGCGCGCGGCCTTCGACGTGGAGATCTCGCCGCGTGAGCTGTTCAGCAACCCCACGGTCGCCGAACTGACCGCGGCGATCACGGGGCACAGCGCGGCGGAGGCGATCCCGGTCGTGCCCCGCGACGCGGATCTGCCGCTTTCCTTCGCGCAGCAGCGGTTGTGGTTCCTCAACGACTTCGACCCGGACAGCACTGAGTACTTGACGCCGCTCGCCGTGCGCCTGCGCGGTGATCTCGACGTCGCCGCGTTGAGCCGCGCGATGTCCAGGCTGGTCACCCGGCACGAGTCGCTGCGCACGACCTTCGAGGCCGTGGACGGACGTGGTGTCCAGCGAATCCACCCGCCTGAGCCCGTCCGGATCCCGGTGATCGACACCGACGACCTCGACGGGGCGCTGGCCGAGGAGAGCACCAGGCCGTTCGACCTCACCACCGGACCGCTCCTGCGGGCGGTGCTGTTCCGGACCGATCCGCGGGAGCACGTGCTCGCGCTGACCATGCACCACATCGTGACCGACGGCTGGTCCGGTGGCGTGATCATGGGTGATCTGGCCGAGCTGTACCGGTCCGAACTGCTGGGCGTGCGGGCCGAGCTGCCTGAGCTTCCCGTGCAGTACGCGGACTTCGCCGCTTGGCAGCGCGGCAGGACCGATGTGCTGGACAGCCAGCTCGGGTACTGGAAGCGGCAGCTGGAGGGTGTCGCGCCGCTGGAGCTGCCGACCGACCGCCCCCGCCCCGCCGTGCACACGACCAACGGTGGCAACGTGGAGTTCGTCGTGCCCGCGGCGGATCAGCTCCGGGACCTGGCGCGGCGGCAGGACGGCACGCTGTTCATGGTGCTCGTCGCCGCGTGCAAGGTGTTGTTCCATCGCTGGTCCGGCCAACGCGACGTCGCGGTGGGCACCGTCGCCTCCGGTCGCGAGCGCGCGGAGTTGGAGCGCTTGGTCGGGTTCTTCGTCAACACCCTCACGCTCCGATCCACTGTGGACTCGGAGCGGACGTTCACGGACTTCCTCGGCGACGTCAAGGGCACCGTGCTCGACGCTTTCGCCAACCAGGACGTGCCGTTCGAGCGCGTGGTCGACGCCGTGCAGCCCGACCGGGACACGAGCCGGACGCCGCTGTTCCAGGCGATGGTGGTGTTGCAGAACCTGCCGGGCCACGCCGAGGGCCTGCTCGGGCTGGAGGCCGAGGACGTCGAGCTGCCGGTGACGTCGGCGAGCTTCGACCTCACCGTGGAGTTCTCCGAGCCCGGCCTCAGCGGCGTGATCAACTACAACGCCGACCTGTTCGACCACGCGACGGTGCGGCGCATGGCCGACCAGCTCTCCGTTGTGCTGCAAGGCATCGCCACGAACCCGGATCGACCGCTGTCGCAGCTCCCGGTGCTCACCCAGGACGAGGGGCACCGCCTCCTCACCACCTGGAACGACACCGGGCGCGAGATCGCGCCTGCGACCTTCGCGGAGCTGGTGGAAGCACAGGTCGACAGGACGCCCGACGAACCCGCGCTGGTGTTCGACGGCGGCTGGATGAGCTTCTCCGACCTCAACGCGCGGGCGAACCGCCTCGCCAGGTACCTGATCGCTCAAGGTGCCGAGCCGGAGCGGCTCGTCGCGGTCGCGCTGCCGCGCTCGGTGGACATCATCGTCGCGGAGCTGGCCGTCGCGAAGACCGGTGCCGCGTTCCTGCCCGTCGACCCGGCTTACCCGGCCGAGCGGATCGAGTTCATGCTCGCCGACGCGAACCCCGTGTTCGTGATCAGCGAGATCCCGGACACGTCCACCTTGGATGAGTCCGATTTGGACATTCGTCCGCCCGTGGACGCCGCGGCCTACGTCATCTACACGTCAGGATCGACGGGGCGCCCCAAGGGCGTCGTGGTCTCGCACCGAGGGCTGGCCGGCTTCTCGGCCGCCGAGGCGGAGCACTTCGACGTGCGCGCGGGCGACCGGGTGCTGGAGTTCTCCTCCCCCAGCTTCGACGCTTCCGTGCTGGAGCTGTGCATGTCGTTGCCGGTGGGCGCCTCGCTGGTGGTGCCGCCGCCCGGCCCGCTCCTCGGTGACCAGCTCGCCGAGGTGATCAACACGCACGGCGTGACGCACGCGCTGATCCCACCGGTCGCACTGGCCACTGTGGACACCGAGCTGCCGTCGCTGAAGACGCTGGTCGTCGGTGGAGATGCCTGCTCGGCCGACCTGACCACCAAGTGGGCGCCGGGCCGCCACATGATCAACGCGTACGGGCCGACGGAGTCCACGGTGGTCACGACGTGGAGCGAGCCCCTGGTCCCCGGTGTGCTCCCGCCGATCGGCCGCCCCATCCCCAACACCCGGGTCTACGTGCTCGACGCCGCGCTCAACCCGGTCCCGATCGGCGTGCCCGGTGAGCTGTACGTCGCCGGAGACAGCCTGGCCCGGGGCTACCTCGACCGCCCCGGCCTGACCGCGGAACGGTTCGTGGCCAACCCCTTCGAGCCGGGTGCGCGCATGTACCGCACCGGCGACGTCGTGCGCTGGACGAACTCCGGCGAACTCCACTTCGTCGGCAGGGCGGACGAACAGGTCAAGATCCGCGGCTTCCGCATCGAACTCGGCGAGATCGAGACGGCGCTCCTCGCCCACCCGTCCGTCGAGCAGGCCACGGTGCTCGCCCTGACCGACCGCCTGGTCGCCTACGTGGTCGGGAGCAGCGCGGGGCTGCGGGAGCACCTGGCGGAACGGCTGCCGGAGTACATGGTGCCGAGCGCCTTCGTCGAGCTGGACGCGATCCCGATGAGCCCGAACGGAAAGGTGGACCGCAAGGCGCTGCCGGAGCCGGACTTCAGCACGGCGCAGGCGGAGTACGTGGCACCGAGCACTCCCGTCGAAGCGACACTGGCCGAGATCTGGGCAGACGTGCTCGGGCTGGACCGGGTCGGTGTTGAGGACAACTTCTTCAGCCTCGGTGGCGACTCGATCCTGAGCATCCAGGTGTCCGCGCGCGCGAGGCAGGCCGGTCTCCGCCTGGCCACCAAGGAGTTGTTCCTGCACCAGACGATCAGCGCGCTCGCCCCGCACGTCGAGCGGATCAAGGGCGAGGCGGACCGGGCGGCCGTGGTGGGCGATGTCCCGCTCACGCCGATCCAGCACTGGTTCTTCGACTCCGATCGCGTCAATCCGCACCACTTCAACCAGTCCCACCTGGTGGAGCTGGTCGGGCGGCCGGACCTCGACGCCCTCCGCAGTGCTCTCAACGCCCTGCTGGCGCACCACGACGCGCTGCGCATGCGCTTCGAGCAGCGCGACGGTCGATGGCACCAGTACAACGCCGAGGTCAGCGCGGTCGACGTGCTCGCAGTGTCCACAGAGGACGACGTGGAAGCGGTCGCCGACGAGGTGCACGCGAGCTTCGACCTCGGCACCGGACCGCTGCTCAAGGCCGTGCTGTTCGATCGCGAGAAGCCGCTGCTGTTCCTGGTGGCACACCACCTCGTGGTGGACGGCGTGTCGTGGCGAATCCTGCTCGACGACCTCGACAAGGCCTACCACCAGGCGCTTCGCGGCGAGCAGGTCGACCTGGGCGGGAAGACCACGTCCTTCCGCGACTGGTCGCGCAAGCTCACCGAGTTCGTCGCCGAGGGCGGGCTCGACCACGAGCGCGAGTACTGGGCCTCCGCCATGGACGCCGCCAACCTGCCGGTCACGGCGGGCAAGCCGGGCGCGGTCCCGGTGCTGCTCAGCGCGGAGGACACCGAGGCGCTGCTGCGCGGAGCCCCTACGGCCTACCGCACGCGGATCAACGACGTGCTGCTGGCAGCGCTCGCGTGGGCGTTGTCGCGGTGGACCGGCGAGAAGCGCGTTTCCGTTGCCCTCGAAGGGCACGGGCGCGAGGACGTGCTGGACGGGGTCGACCTGAGCAGCACGGTCGGCTGGTTCACGACGATGTACCCTGTCGCGCTGACCGTCCCCGAAGGCGGCTGGCGGGAGCTGGTGAAATCGGTGCGCAAGCAGCTGCGCAAGGTGCCGGGCAACGGGTTCGGCTACGGCGCGCTGCGCTACCTCGGCGGTATGCCGGAGAGCGGGACCGGACCGCGGATCTCGTTCAACTACCTGGGCCAGTTCGACTCCAAGGCCCAGGACGCCGAGCACAGCCTCTACCGGGCCGCGCTCCCCTCGATCGGCGCGGACCACGATCCCCGCGACGGCGGCGGGCACCTGGTCGACGTGGTGGGCGAGGTCTCCGACGGGGTGCTCGGTTTCTCCTGGTACTGCCACGACGTCGACTCCGTCGCGCGGGTGGCGGCCGATTTCGAGCGCGCGTTGCGCGAGATCGCCGAGGACTGCCGATGACCACCATGGTTCCGCTGCGCCGCAACAGGAACTACACGATCCTGTGGACCAGCCAGGCCCTGGCCGAGGTCGGCTTCAGCGCGACGTCGTTCGCCTTCCCGCTGCTGGCGCTGCTGATCACCGGCTCGCCCGTGGTGGCGGGCGCGATCGTCGCGGTGGAATCGCTCGGCCAGGTGCTGGTCGGCCTGCCCGCGGGCGCGCTGGTCGACCGCTGGGACCGCAAGAAGATCATGGTGTGCTGCGAGGCGGTGCAGGCGGTCTCGCTCGGCAGCCTGGTCGCGGCGCTGTTCGCCGACGTCGTGACGGTGCCGCACCTGGTGGTGGTCGCGGCGGTGATGGGCGTCTGCCGCGCGCTGTTCGAACCCGCCGAGGACGCGTGCCTGCCCAACCTGGTCGCGGAGAGCCAGCTGTCCACGGCGATCGGGCTCAACGCGGCGCGCAGCGCGCTCGGTGACTCCGGCGGCAAGGCGCTCGGCGGTGTCCTCTACGGACTGAACCGCGCCTTTCCCTTCCTCCTCGACATGATCACGCACGTGATCGGTTTCTTCGCACTGATGTTCCTGCGCGTTCCGCCGCGCGAACGCGTCAGGCCCGGGACACCGCACCTCGGCCGCGAGATCGTCGAGGGGCTGCGGTGGGTGTGGCAGCGCAAGGAGATCCGCGTGACCACGATCTGCGCGGCCGTGCTGAACATGTTCTTCGCGGGCTTCTACCTGGTCGTCCTGGTCCTGGCGCACGGACGCCGGATCCCCGAGGCGGAGCTGGGGTTCATGGCGGCGATGCTGGGCGTCGGCGGGATCGTGGGCTCGCTGTTCGCGCCCGCGCTGTGCGAGCGGCTGAGCCCCTACCTGTCCATCGTCGGCGTGTTCTGGGGCGTGACCCTGCTGGCCCCGTTGACGCTGCTGTTCGCCAACGGCTACCTGATCGGTGTCCTCTTCGGACTGATGGCCCTGCTCGCCCCGACCGCGAACACCACGATCAGCACGCACCAGATGCTGATCACGCCGGACGAGCTGCGCGGCAGGCTGGGCAGCGTGCTGACGCTCGTCGTCGGCGCCGCGTTCGGCATCGGCTCCCTCGCCGGCGGGCAGCTCGCCGCGGCGCTGCCCCCCACCGCGGCGGTGCTGACCTGCACCGGAGGGATCGCGGTGGTCACGCTCCTGGTGACGCTGAACCCGACTCTGCGCCGCTATCCCGCACGGACTTGAGGTCGTCGCACAGCAGAGTCGACTCGTCCACCGCGCCCGTGCGGTAGGCGGCGCGCCCGAGGAACTGCGAGAGCACCGGAGCGGTCAGCACCTGGAACAGCGCGACCAGCGCCAGCCCCACCGCGTACGACGGGGGCAGCTGCAACGCCGTGCCCACGAGGATCAGCAGCAGTCCCAGGGTCTGCGGCTTGGTCGCGGCCTGCAGGCGGCTCGGCACGTCCGGCAGCCGCAGCATGCCCACCGCGCCGAGCACGCAGAACAGGGCCCCGGCGAGCAGGAAGATCGCGGAGAGCACGTTCATCGGTGGTCCTTCCTGCCCTCGATGAGCCGGACCGCGCCGATCGAGCCGAGGAAGCCCAGCAGGGTGATCGCCAGCAGCAGCGCGATGTTCATCGGCCGCCCCGACTGCGCCATCTCCACCGCGACCCCGCACGCGATGAGCACCACCAGCACGTCCACGGCGAGGATGCGGTCCAGCGTCCTCGGCCCGCGCACCAGCCGGACCAGCGTCAGCGCGCCTGCCAGCACCAGCAGCCCGAAGGTGATCGTGAAGACAACGCTCATCCCGGCTCCCCGAATGCCTTGATCACCCGGCGTTGCAGGCCGAGCACGTCCGCCCGCGCGCGGTCCACCTCCGCGTCCGACCGCACCCCGAGCGCGTAGACGTAGAAGACCCGCTCGCGCCGATCCAGCTGGAGCACGAACTTGCCCGGCCCCAACGACAGCAGGTTCGCCGCGGTGGCGATCACGTAGTCCTCGTCCGACAGAACGGGCACCGCGACCACCGCCGCGCGGACCTTCCGCCCGTACCGCAGCGCGTCCCACGCGACCCTGAGCCCGGAGGACACCAGGTCCGCGACCAGGTACGCCCCGAGCCCGACCAGGCGGTGCGGGCGCCGCAGCAGCCGCGACCGCACCGGGGGCAGCGGGTAGAGCAGGAGCACGCCCGCCGCCACCACCGCGCCGAGCAGCACCAACCCGATGTCGGCGGAGCCCCACAGCATCAGCCACACCAGGACCAGCCACGCGAACGTCGAGATCATCGGGCGGCCCCCAGCACGGCCTCGCGGTAGGACTTCCCGTCGATCAGGTCGTTCGCGGCGCGCCCGCTGACCCCGGCCAGCGGTCCCGCGAACACGGCGATCGCCACCCCGGCGGCGACGAGCGCCGCGGTCGCGGTGACCATGCCGCGCGAGGTGTTCCCGGTGCCCACGGTGACCTCGTCGGTGGGATCGGGATCCTCGTACGGCGGCTGGGTCTTGCCCCAGAACGCGCCGACCCAGATCTTGGTCACCGCGTACAGGCTGAGCAGGCTGGTCAGCACCGCGCCGCCGGTCACCAGGTACGCGGTGAAGGTCGCCGACTCCGCACCCGCCCGCAGCAACGCGATCTTGGCGACGAATCCGGAGAACGGCGGCACCCCGGCCAGGCTCAGCGCCGGGATCGCGAAGAGCACCGCCACCAGCGGGTAGGCCGTGGCCACACCCGACATCGCGCGCAGCGACACGGTTCCGGTGTGCCGGGTGATCAGACCACCGACCAGGAACAGCGACGCCTGCACGGTGATGTGGTGCACCACGTAGAGGATCACGCCGGTCAGCCCGATCCCGGTGTAGAGCGCGAGCCCGAACAGCATGTAGCCGATGTGGCTGACCAGCAGGAAGGACATCATCCGGTTGATGTCGTTCTGCGCGAGCGCGCCCAGTGCCCCGACGATCATCGTCACCAGGGCGATCACCAGCAGCAGCGTCCAGATCGCCTCGCTGGTGAAGATCAGCGTCTGGGTCCGGATCAGCGCGTACACGCCGACCTTGGTCAGCAGTCCGGCGAACACCGCGGTGACCGGCGCGGGCGCGGTGGGATAGCTGTCCGGCAGCCAGAAGTGCAGTGGCACCAACGCCGCCTTGATGCCGAAGACCACCACGGTGAACAGCCCGAGGCTGGTCCGGATGCCCGGCGGCAGCGCGGCCACCTTGTCCGCCAGGTCGGCCAGGTTCACCGTGCCCGTCGCCGCGTAGACCAGCGCGATCATCGTGATGAACAGCAGCGAGGAGGTCAGGCTGACGATCACGTAGGTCATGCCCGCGCGGACCCGCTGTGCCGTGGTGCGCCTGGTGATCAGCACGTAGGAGGCGGACAGCATGATCTCGAAGCCGACGAACAGCGTGAACAGGTCGCCGGTGACGTAGCAGAGCGCCACCCCGGAGCACAGCACGAGGTACATGGGGTGGAAGGTGTTCGACGCGGTGTCCCTGCCGTAGTCGGTGATCCGCTGGCCGATCGAGAAGACCAGCACGGCCAGCGTCACCACGGCGGAGACCAGCAGCAGCAACGCGGAGAGCCGGTCGGCGATCAGGGTGATCCCGATCGGCGGGCTGTAGCCGCCCATCCGCAGCACCACCGGTCCCGCGCGGTCGACGTGCGCCAGCAGCACCGCCGCGTCGACCACGATCGCCGACAGCACGATCACGCCGAGCACCCGCTGCACGCGGGGAAAGGTGTTGAACGCCAACGACAACGCGGCCGCGAGCAGGGGAAGCAGGACGGGCAGCGCGACCAGGATGCTCACGGGGCCGCCTCCTGCACGAGGTCGTTGCGCTCGGCCGTGGTGCCGACGCGGCGGTCCTCGACGTCGTCCTGCACCTCGTCGTGCCCGAGCAGCACGAACGACCGGAAGGCCAGCGCCAGCAGGAAGGTGGTCAGCGCGAAGGTGATCACGATCGCCGTCAAGGCCATGGCCTGGGGCAGCGGGTCCACCATGGCCTGCGGCTCGGCCAGCCCGGCGAACGGCGGCACCCCGGGCGGTCCGCCCGCGACCTGGAGGAACAGGTTGGCGCCGTGGCCGAGGACGACGATGCCCAGGATCACCCGCATCAGCGAGCGCTGCATCAGCAGGTAGAACCCGACGGAGTAGAGCCCGGCCAGCAGGACCGCCATGGTGGTGTTGACCGTCACCGGTCCTCCTCCAGGCTCACGCCGAGCGTGCCGAGCAGGTCGACCACCACGCCCACGATCAGCAGGTAGACGCCCACGTCCAGGAACAGGCTGGTGACGATCTTGACCGGCCCGAGCGGCCACACGGCCGTGGTGAGCACCGGGAGGCCGAACAGGGCGGGCACCAGCGCGGTGATCACGGCGATGCTCAGGCCGGTGCCGATCACCACCGGCGGGCGCACCCTGACCACCGCGGACAGCTCGACCTTGCCGCCCGCGAGGTAGCGCAGGACGAACGCCAGCCCGGCGACCAGTCCGCCGGTGAACCCGCCGCCGCTGTTGTTGTGCCCGGCGAAGAGCAGGTACACCGACAGCACGAGCACCGTCGGGAACACGATCCGCGCGCACACCTCCAGCAGCAGCGACCTCGGCCAGCCGTTGCAGTCCCGCTCGGTGAGCAGCCACCGCTCGCGCGGTGCGTCCCACTCCCACCACGGTTCCCGGCTCATCGGTCCGCCTTCCGCCGCGCGCGGTGCGAGGCCAGGATCAGGCTGGCCGCGCCGGTCGCCGCGACCGCGAGCACCGCGATCTCGCCCACGGTGTCGAACGCGCGGAAGTCGACGATGATCGCGTTCACCACGTTGCTCGCCCCCGCGTCCTCCTTGGCCCGCTGGATGTACTCCACGCTGGCCTCCGGAAGGCCGTCGCGGTTGGCCGAGAACAACACCGCCAGTACCGCGACGAAGGTCCCCGCCACGCACGCCACGACCGCCTTCACCCACCCGCCTTCGCTCAGCGGGCGGCGCTCCTCGCTGAAGCGCGTCGGCGTCCGGCGCAGCACGAAGACGAACACCACCAGGGTCAGCGACTCCACCAGGAACTGGGCCAGCGCCAGGTCCGGCGCGCCGTCCACGAGGAACAGGGCGCCGATGCCGTAGCCGATCACGCCGGTCACCAGCACCGCGGTCAGCCTGCGCCGCGCCAGCACCGCGAGCCCGGCGGCGACGAGCACCGCCACCGCGAGCGGCACCTGCAACCACGAGTCGAACCAGTGCGTGCGGGGCAGCGGCGCCAGGCCCGCGAGCAGTCCCGCCCCGGGCACCACGACCGCGACCACGAGGATCACGCCCAGGTAGACCGGGACCGAACCGACCTGCAACCGGCCGGTCACCCCGCGCGCCACGCCGTCCAGGGCCATCACCACGCGGTCGTAGCCGGTCTGCGCGTGCACCGCCTCGGGAAGCCAACCGGAGCGCCCGGTGGCGAAGCGGTGGATGAGGTACCCGCTGCCGAGCACTACGGCCGACAGCAGCAGCGGAAGCGAGAACCCGTGCCACAGAGCCAGTTCGTAGCTCTCCGCGGACGGGTACGCCGACGCGTAGCCCGCGATCACCGGCTCGACGACGCCCGGGGCGAAGGCGAACACCAGCCCGGCCAGCGCGGGGATCACCACCGGTCCGGCCAGCACCGCCCCCGGTCGTTCACTGTCCACAAGGGACACTCCGGGCTTGGTGCCGAACGCGCCGACGAGGAACCGGAGGCTGTAGGCGACCGTCAGCGCCGACCCGATCACCAGGACGGCGAGCACGAACGGCTGTCCCCGCAGCGCCTCGAACGCGGCCTCCTTGCCGACGAAGCCCAGCAGCGGCGGCACCCCGGCCATGGACGCGGCCGCGAGCACGACGGCGCCGGTGAACACCGGCCACCGCGCGGCCAGCCCGGACAGCTCCCGGATGTCCCTGGTCCCGGTGCGCTTGTCGATCACGCCTACGGCCAGGAACAGCGCGGACTTGAACAACCCGTGCGCCAGCACCATCGTGGCGCCCGCGACGGCCGCGACGTGCTCGCCGACGCCCAGCAGCACGATCAGGAAACCCAGCTGGCTGACCGTGCCGAAGGCCAGCAGCTTCTTCAGGTCGTGCTCCCGCAGCGCCCGGACGCCGCCGAGCACCATCGTCCACGAACCCAGCACCACCAAGG
The window above is part of the Allokutzneria albata genome. Proteins encoded here:
- a CDS encoding Na(+)/H(+) antiporter subunit C, giving the protein MTVNTTMAVLLAGLYSVGFYLLMQRSLMRVILGIVVLGHGANLFLQVAGGPPGVPPFAGLAEPQAMVDPLPQAMALTAIVITFALTTFLLALAFRSFVLLGHDEVQDDVEDRRVGTTAERNDLVQEAAP
- a CDS encoding monovalent cation/H+ antiporter complex subunit F translates to MSVVFTITFGLLVLAGALTLVRLVRGPRTLDRILAVDVLVVLIACGVAVEMAQSGRPMNIALLLAITLLGFLGSIGAVRLIEGRKDHR
- the mnhG gene encoding monovalent cation/H(+) antiporter subunit G, coding for MNVLSAIFLLAGALFCVLGAVGMLRLPDVPSRLQAATKPQTLGLLLILVGTALQLPPSYAVGLALVALFQVLTAPVLSQFLGRAAYRTGAVDESTLLCDDLKSVRDSGAESGSASPGA
- a CDS encoding MFS transporter; the encoded protein is MTTMVPLRRNRNYTILWTSQALAEVGFSATSFAFPLLALLITGSPVVAGAIVAVESLGQVLVGLPAGALVDRWDRKKIMVCCEAVQAVSLGSLVAALFADVVTVPHLVVVAAVMGVCRALFEPAEDACLPNLVAESQLSTAIGLNAARSALGDSGGKALGGVLYGLNRAFPFLLDMITHVIGFFALMFLRVPPRERVRPGTPHLGREIVEGLRWVWQRKEIRVTTICAAVLNMFFAGFYLVVLVLAHGRRIPEAELGFMAAMLGVGGIVGSLFAPALCERLSPYLSIVGVFWGVTLLAPLTLLFANGYLIGVLFGLMALLAPTANTTISTHQMLITPDELRGRLGSVLTLVVGAAFGIGSLAGGQLAAALPPTAAVLTCTGGIAVVTLLVTLNPTLRRYPART
- a CDS encoding MnhB domain-containing protein; protein product: MSREPWWEWDAPRERWLLTERDCNGWPRSLLLEVCARIVFPTVLVLSVYLLFAGHNNSGGGFTGGLVAGLAFVLRYLAGGKVELSAVVRVRPPVVIGTGLSIAVITALVPALFGLPVLTTAVWPLGPVKIVTSLFLDVGVYLLIVGVVVDLLGTLGVSLEEDR
- a CDS encoding Na+/H+ antiporter subunit D; translated protein: MSILVALPVLLPLLAAALSLAFNTFPRVQRVLGVIVLSAIVVDAAVLLAHVDRAGPVVLRMGGYSPPIGITLIADRLSALLLLVSAVVTLAVLVFSIGQRITDYGRDTASNTFHPMYLVLCSGVALCYVTGDLFTLFVGFEIMLSASYVLITRRTTAQRVRAGMTYVIVSLTSSLLFITMIALVYAATGTVNLADLADKVAALPPGIRTSLGLFTVVVFGIKAALVPLHFWLPDSYPTAPAPVTAVFAGLLTKVGVYALIRTQTLIFTSEAIWTLLLVIALVTMIVGALGALAQNDINRMMSFLLVSHIGYMLFGLALYTGIGLTGVILYVVHHITVQASLFLVGGLITRHTGTVSLRAMSGVATAYPLVAVLFAIPALSLAGVPPFSGFVAKIALLRAGAESATFTAYLVTGGAVLTSLLSLYAVTKIWVGAFWGKTQPPYEDPDPTDEVTVGTGNTSRGMVTATAALVAAGVAIAVFAGPLAGVSGRAANDLIDGKSYREAVLGAAR
- the mbhE gene encoding hydrogen gas-evolving membrane-bound hydrogenase subunit E, which codes for MLILILAHFLVAALLPAVAARWGRIAFVLAALPPVAALGTALSWAPTVLNGAPPTETLSWAPSIGLDLTLRLDPLSLLMIILVSGVGALVFLYYAASTPPEGTGRNSALLTVFAGSMFGLVTADDVFSLYVFWEFTTVCSFLLVGGLGLTKAARRSATQALLVTGFGGLAMLLGLILLGTAAGTFRISAIVAYPPSGAVVEVAVVLILVGALTKSAQVPFHPWLPAAMVAPTPVSAYLHAAAMVKAGVYLVARFAPGFAELPAWWIPLVVLGSWTMVLGGVRALREHDLKKLLAFGTVSQLGFLIVLLGVGEHVAAVAGATMVLAHGLFKSALFLAVGVIDKRTGTRDIRELSGLAARWPVFTGAVVLAAASMAGVPPLLGFVGKEAAFEALRGQPFVLAVLVIGSALTVAYSLRFLVGAFGTKPGVSLVDSERPGAVLAGPVVIPALAGLVFAFAPGVVEPVIAGYASAYPSAESYELALWHGFSLPLLLSAVVLGSGYLIHRFATGRSGWLPEAVHAQTGYDRVVMALDGVARGVTGRLQVGSVPVYLGVILVVAVVVPGAGLLAGLAPLPRTHWFDSWLQVPLAVAVLVAAGLAVLARRRLTAVLVTGVIGYGIGALFLVDGAPDLALAQFLVESLTLVVFVFVLRRTPTRFSEERRPLSEGGWVKAVVACVAGTFVAVLAVLFSANRDGLPEASVEYIQRAKEDAGASNVVNAIIVDFRAFDTVGEIAVLAVAATGAASLILASHRARRKADR
- a CDS encoding Na+/H+ antiporter subunit E, encoding MISTFAWLVLVWLMLWGSADIGLVLLGAVVAAGVLLLYPLPPVRSRLLRRPHRLVGLGAYLVADLVSSGLRVAWDALRYGRKVRAAVVAVPVLSDEDYVIATAANLLSLGPGKFVLQLDRRERVFYVYALGVRSDAEVDRARADVLGLQRRVIKAFGEPG